The Streptomyces sp. NBC_00306 sequence GCGGTGCCGCCAGCGCCCGCACGTCCGCCCGCGGATCCGTGTCGTACACGACGAGGTCCGCCGGAGCGCCCTCCTGAAGGGCCGGCCGGCCCAGCCACTCGCGTGCACCCCACGCGGTCGCCGACAGGGCCTCCACGGGCGGGATACCGGCCCGTACGAGCTCGGCCACCTCCGCCGCCACCAGACCATGGGCCAGCGAACCGCCCGCGTCCGTACCGACGAAGACCGGGACGCCCGCGTCGTAGGCCGCGCGCACGGTGTCGTAACGGCGCTCGTACAGCCGCCGCATATGGGCCGACCAGACGGGGAACTTGGACTCGCCGCCGTCAGCGAGCGCCGGGAAGGTGGCGATGTTGACGAGGGTCGGCACGATGGCGACCCCGCGCTCCGCGAACAGCGGGATGGTGTCCTCGGTGAGTCCGGTCGCGTGCTCGATGCAGTCGATGCCTGCCTCGACCAGGTCACGCAGCGCGTCCTCGGCGAAGCAGTGCGCGGTGACCCGCGCGCCCAGCCGGTGCGCTTCGGCGATGGCGGCCTCGACGGCGCCGCGCGGCCAGCAGGCGGTCAGATCGCCCGCCTCCCGGTCGATCCAGTCGCCGACGAGCTTGACCCAGCCGTCACTGCGCCGGGCCTCCGCGCCGACGTACGCCACGAGGTCCTCGGGCTCGATCTCATGGGCGAAGTTGCGGATGTAGCGACGGGTACGGGCGATGTGCCGGCCCGCCCTGATGATCTTCGGCAGATCGTCGCGGTCGTCGATCCAGCGGGTGTCGGAGGGGGATCCGGCGTCCCGGATGAGCAGCGTGCCGGCCTCGCGGTCGGTGAGCGCCTGCTTCTCGCTGGTCGCCTCGTCCACCGCGCCGTGGTGGTCCAGCCCGACGTGGCAGTGCGCGTCGACGAGGCCCGGGAGCACCCATCCCTCGACCGTCGTCGTCTCCCCGGACGGCCGGTCGTAGCTGACGCGTCCATCGACGACCCACAGCTCGTCGCGGACGTCCTCCGGGCCGACGAGCACCCGCCCCTTCACATGCAGCGTCACGTGATCCCTCATGCCCAGCACTGTACGAGGGCGTGAGTAGGCTCGGCCGGGAGGACCCAGAACACCGCGACGAAGAAGGCACCACCGTGACACACCCGCTGCTGGACCTGGCCCCGCTCACCGCCGCGCAGTTCGCCGGCATCGAACGGAGGGTCGCCGCGCTGCTCGGCACCGAGCAGGATGTGGTGATCATGCAGGGCGAGGCCCTGCTCCCGCTGGAGGGGTGCATCCGCGGCGCCGCACGGCCGGGTTCCACCGCACTGAACGTGGTGACCGGGCCGTACGGACAGACCTTCGGGAACTGGCTCCGGGACTGCGGCGCGAACGTTGTCGACCTCGAGATCCCCTTCCACACGGCGGTCACCGCGGATCAGGTAGAGCAGGCGCTGGCCGCGCACCCGGAGATCGACTTCGTCTCGCTGGTGCACGCGGAGGCGGCCACGGGCAACACCAACCCCGTCGCCCCGATCGGTGAGGTCGTCCGCGCTCACGGTGCGCTCTTCATGCTCGACGCGGTGGCGTCGGTGGCGGCCGAGCCGCTGCTGCCGGACGCCTGGGGCGTGGATCTGTGCGTGATCGGCGCCCAGAAGGCCATGGGCGGCCCCGCCGGGGTCTCGGCGGTGTCGGTGAGCGAGCGCGCCTGGGAGCGGATTTCGGCCAATCCCGCGGCGCCGAGGCGCTCGTACCTCTCGCTGCTGGACTGGAAGGAGCGGTGGATCGACGGCGGCCGCACCGCACTGCTGCACGCTCCCGCGCAACTGGAGATGCTGGCACTGGAGGCCTGTGTGGAGCGCATCGAGACGGAGGGTCTCGACGCGGTGACAGCCCGCCACGCCTCGGCCGCTGCGGCCACGCGCGCGGGTGTCACCGCTCTCGGCGGCGGCCTCGAACCGTATGTGCACGAGGCGAGGGACGCCGCCCCGGTGGCGACGACGCTGCGCACCCCGCCCGGCGTGGACGCATCGGAGCTGGTGGCCCGGGCGCTGGCCGCCGACCCCTCCCTGCCGCTCATCGCCGGTGGCGGTGCGCTGTCCAAGGAGATGATCCGGGTGAACCACTACGGCGTGGACGCCACGCGCGGCGCTGCGCAGTCCTCCCTCGCGGCACTGGGTGCCGCGCTCGCGGAGACGGGCGTGCGGGTGGACCTGGAGGCCGCTCGCCGCGCGGTCACCGAGGCCTGGCGCTGAGGCATCGGGGCCCGGCGCCGGGATCTCGTCCCGGGGGCCGGGCCTGCGTTTCCGGGAATTCTTCCGGAGAGTGAACGGCATTTCTCGCTGCGTCGAAGTCCGCGCTATTAAACCAATTCCATGAATTTGTTTACCGGTAGCAGCTTCCCGGCTTCTTCTGCCCCCGTTCCGCGACCCTAAACGTCAGAGATCCATCAAGAATCCGACGGGTGATTCGAGCAGATCTCGGAGTCGTTACGGACGTGTGACCGACCCCACAGGGCGCCCGATTGGCCGCTTATTTTCGGGGCAAACCCGACCATAGCGCCTCCTCGGGACCTTAAGACTCACGCACGCGCGATAACACACGAGGACGCTCCAGCCAACCCCTCCCCGCAATGCATTTTTTGAATTTGCTCGGTAAATTGCATCGACATGACCGCCGCACAAGAAGACCTTGTACGAGCCACTTCCCCGAGCGAATTCACGGAGATCGACACCCCACGAGTGGAGGACGGAGCCGCGATCTGGCGCATTGCCCGCGACTCCGAGGTCCTGGACCTCAACTCCTCGTACAGCTACCTGCTGTGGTGTCGCGACTTCGCGGCCACATCCCTGGTGGCGCGTGACGCGGGCGGCGAGCCGATCGCCTTCGTCACCGGCTACGCACGCCCCGACCGCCCCGAGACCCTGGTCGTCTGGCAGGTTGCCGTCGACCGGGAGCACCAGGGGCAGGGACTCGCCGGTGTGCTGCTGGACGCGCTGACCGTCAAGGTCACCGGCGATCGCGGCGTGACGCAGATGGAGACGACCATCACGCCGGACAACACGGCGTCCGACCGGTTGTTCACCTCGTACGCCAAGCGCCACGGCGCACAGCTCGAACGCGAAGTCCTCTTCGACGGCGATCTGTTCCCCGAGGGAACCCATCTGCCGGAAGTTCTGTACCGCATCGGCCCCATCTCCGCCTGATCCCCCCACACTTCTGGAGACTGCTGTGACCATCACCCCGCCCGCCCTGAGTGTCTTCGAGACCCTGGAGTCGGAGGTGCGCAGCTACTGCCGCGGTTGGCCCGCAGTGTTCGACCGTGCGCAGGGCAGCTACCTCCACGACGAGGACGGCCACACCTACCTGGACTTCTTCGCCGGAGCAGGCTCGCTCAACTACGGACACAACAACCCGGTGCTGAAACGCGCGCTGATCGACTACATCGAGCGTGACGGCATCACCCACGGCCTGGACATGGCGACGGTGGCCAAACGAGCGTTCCTGGAGTCGTTCCAGAACGTGATCCTGCGGCCGCGCGATCTGCCGTACAAGGTCATGTTCCCCGGCCCGACCGGCACCAACGCGGTCGAGGCGGCCCTGAAGCTGGCCCGCAAGGTCAAGGGCCGCGAGTCGGTCGTCTCGTTCACCAACGCCTTCCACGGCATGTCGCTCGGCTCCCTGGCCGTCACCGGCAACGCCTTCAAGCGGGCCGGCGCCGGCATACCGCTGGTGCACGGCACGCCCATGCCGTTCGACAACTACTTCGACGGCCAGGTCCCCGACTTCCTGTGGTTCGAGCGACTGCTGGAGGACCAGGGCTCCGGTCTCAACAAGCCGGCCGCCGTGATCGTCGAGACCGTGCAGGGCGAGGGCGGCATCAACGTCGCCCGCGCCGAGTGGCTGCGTGCGCTCCAGGACCTGTGCCACCGCCAGGACATGCTGCTGATCGTCGACGACATCCAGATGGGCTGCGGCCGCACCGGCGGCTTCTTCTCCTTCGAGGAGGCCGGCATCACGCCGGACATCGTGACGCTGTCGAAGTCGATCAGCGGCTACGGACTGCCCATGTCGCTCTGCCTGTTCAAGCCGGAGCTGGACGTCTGGGAGCCCGGCGAGCACAACGGCACCTTCCGCGGCAACAACCCCGCGTTCGTCACCGCCGCCGCCGCGCTCGACACCTACTGGGCCGACGGCCAGATGGAGAAGCAGACCCTCGCCCGTGGCGAGCAGGTCGAGCAGGCGCTGCTGGCCATCGTCGCCGAGAGCGGCGACACCGGGCTCAGCTTCCGCGGACGCGGACTGGTCTGGGGCCTGGAGTTCACCGACAAGCCGCGCGCATCGGCCGTCTGCGCCCGCGCGTTCGAGCTGGGGCTGCTGCTGGAGACCTCCGGCCCGGAGAGCGAGGTGGTGAAGCTGCTTCCCGCGCTCACCATCACGCCCGACGAGCTCGACGAGGGCCTGCGCATCCTGGCCCGCGCGGTCCGCGAGACCGCCTGACACCCGTACCTGAAGGAAAGGCATCAACTCACCGTGCTAGTCCGATCGTTCAAGGACATCGAGAACACCGATCGCCATGTGCGGTCCGCATCCGGCACCTGGGAGAGCAAGCGCATCGTGCTCGCCAAGGAGAAGGTCGGGTTCTCGCTCCACGAGACCGTGCTGTACGCGGGTACGGAGACGTCGATGTGGTACGCGAACCACATCGAGGCCGTGCTCTGTGTGGAGGGTGAGGCCGAACTCACCGACGACGAGACCGGCGAGACCCACTGGATCGAGCCCGGCACGATGTACCTGCTGGACGGGCACGAGCGCCACACACTCCGTCCGAAAACCGATTTCCGCTGTGTCTGCGTCTTCAACCCTCCCGTCACCGGACGGGAGGACCACGACGAGAACGGCGTCTACCCGCTGCTCACCGAGGAGGGCTGAAGAATGACCACCGCCGCTGTACGCACCGATCTCTACCCGACCCGAGGCGTTGGCGAGGTGGTGACCCCCCGCCAGGACCCGGTCGTCTGGTCGCCGCCGGGCGCTCCGGGGCCGATCGGCCAGAACGATCTGACGGGCTTCGAGCGCGACGGCTTCCTCACGGTCGAGGATCTGATCTCCGACGACGAGGTCGAGCTCTACCGTGCGGAGCTGGACCGGCTGATCGCCGACCCGGCCGTCCGCGCCGACGAGCGCTCGATCATCGAGCCGACGTCGCAGGACGTGCGCTCGGTCTTCGAGGTCCACAAGCTGAGCGAGATCTTCGCTTCGCTGGTGCGCGACGAGCGGGTGGTGGGCCGGGCCCGCCAGATCCTCGGCTCGGACGTGTACGTCCACCAGTCGCGGATCAATGTGAAGCCGGGCTTCGGCGCCTCGGGCTTCTACTGGCACTCGGACTTCGAGACCTGGCACGCCGAGGACGGACTGCCGAACATGCGCACCGTCTCGGTCTCGATCGCGCTGACCGAGAACCGTGACACCAACGGCGGGCTGATGATCATGCCCGGTTCGCACAAGTCGTTCCTGGGCTGTGCGGGCGAGACGCCGAAGGACAACTACAAGAAGTCGCTGCAGATGCAGGACGCCGGCACACCGTCGGACGCCGCGCTGACCCGGTTCGCGGACCGGCACGGCATCCGGCTGTTCACCGGCCGGGCCGGCTCGGCGACCTGGTTCGACTGCAACTGCATGCACGGCTCCGGTGACAACATCACGCCGTACGCCCGCAGCAACGTCTTCATCGTGTTCAACAGCGTGGACAATGCCGCGGAGGAGCCGTTCGCCGCTCCGGTACCGCGTCCGGAGTTCATCGGGGCACGGGACTTCACCCCCGTGCGCTGACACGTCGTGCGCTGACACGCTTCTGCGGCCCAGGGCCCGGCCGCCCCTCCTCGTGAGGGGTGGCCGGGCCCTGGGCCGTCCAACTGCCGTACCGCGCCGAGTACTCAGCCGCGTACTGACAGGGTCGGGTAGTCGGTGTACCCCTGGTCGCCGCCGCCGAAGAACGACGCGGTGTCCGGCGTGTTGTAGGGGCCTTCGGTCCGCAGCCGGGCGGGCAGGTCCGGGTTGGCGAGGAACAGCGCGCCGAAGGCGAGGATGTCGGCGATCCCGTCCTCGACCAGCGGCAGGACGCGGTGGTCGGTGGGACCCTCCGTCACCGGGTTCAGGATGAACGTGCCGCTGAACTGCTTGCGCAGGGCGAGCGTCACGTCCCGGGCGCCCGTGTTGGTCTCGGTGATGTGCAGAT is a genomic window containing:
- a CDS encoding amidohydrolase family protein; translation: MRDHVTLHVKGRVLVGPEDVRDELWVVDGRVSYDRPSGETTTVEGWVLPGLVDAHCHVGLDHHGAVDEATSEKQALTDREAGTLLIRDAGSPSDTRWIDDRDDLPKIIRAGRHIARTRRYIRNFAHEIEPEDLVAYVGAEARRSDGWVKLVGDWIDREAGDLTACWPRGAVEAAIAEAHRLGARVTAHCFAEDALRDLVEAGIDCIEHATGLTEDTIPLFAERGVAIVPTLVNIATFPALADGGESKFPVWSAHMRRLYERRYDTVRAAYDAGVPVFVGTDAGGSLAHGLVAAEVAELVRAGIPPVEALSATAWGAREWLGRPALQEGAPADLVVYDTDPRADVRALAAPRRVVLNGQVVG
- the ectA gene encoding diaminobutyrate acetyltransferase — protein: MTAAQEDLVRATSPSEFTEIDTPRVEDGAAIWRIARDSEVLDLNSSYSYLLWCRDFAATSLVARDAGGEPIAFVTGYARPDRPETLVVWQVAVDREHQGQGLAGVLLDALTVKVTGDRGVTQMETTITPDNTASDRLFTSYAKRHGAQLEREVLFDGDLFPEGTHLPEVLYRIGPISA
- a CDS encoding pyridoxal-phosphate-dependent aminotransferase family protein is translated as MTHPLLDLAPLTAAQFAGIERRVAALLGTEQDVVIMQGEALLPLEGCIRGAARPGSTALNVVTGPYGQTFGNWLRDCGANVVDLEIPFHTAVTADQVEQALAAHPEIDFVSLVHAEAATGNTNPVAPIGEVVRAHGALFMLDAVASVAAEPLLPDAWGVDLCVIGAQKAMGGPAGVSAVSVSERAWERISANPAAPRRSYLSLLDWKERWIDGGRTALLHAPAQLEMLALEACVERIETEGLDAVTARHASAAAATRAGVTALGGGLEPYVHEARDAAPVATTLRTPPGVDASELVARALAADPSLPLIAGGGALSKEMIRVNHYGVDATRGAAQSSLAALGAALAETGVRVDLEAARRAVTEAWR
- a CDS encoding ectoine synthase gives rise to the protein MLVRSFKDIENTDRHVRSASGTWESKRIVLAKEKVGFSLHETVLYAGTETSMWYANHIEAVLCVEGEAELTDDETGETHWIEPGTMYLLDGHERHTLRPKTDFRCVCVFNPPVTGREDHDENGVYPLLTEEG
- the ectB gene encoding diaminobutyrate--2-oxoglutarate transaminase; its protein translation is MTITPPALSVFETLESEVRSYCRGWPAVFDRAQGSYLHDEDGHTYLDFFAGAGSLNYGHNNPVLKRALIDYIERDGITHGLDMATVAKRAFLESFQNVILRPRDLPYKVMFPGPTGTNAVEAALKLARKVKGRESVVSFTNAFHGMSLGSLAVTGNAFKRAGAGIPLVHGTPMPFDNYFDGQVPDFLWFERLLEDQGSGLNKPAAVIVETVQGEGGINVARAEWLRALQDLCHRQDMLLIVDDIQMGCGRTGGFFSFEEAGITPDIVTLSKSISGYGLPMSLCLFKPELDVWEPGEHNGTFRGNNPAFVTAAAALDTYWADGQMEKQTLARGEQVEQALLAIVAESGDTGLSFRGRGLVWGLEFTDKPRASAVCARAFELGLLLETSGPESEVVKLLPALTITPDELDEGLRILARAVRETA
- the thpD gene encoding ectoine hydroxylase, with translation MTTAAVRTDLYPTRGVGEVVTPRQDPVVWSPPGAPGPIGQNDLTGFERDGFLTVEDLISDDEVELYRAELDRLIADPAVRADERSIIEPTSQDVRSVFEVHKLSEIFASLVRDERVVGRARQILGSDVYVHQSRINVKPGFGASGFYWHSDFETWHAEDGLPNMRTVSVSIALTENRDTNGGLMIMPGSHKSFLGCAGETPKDNYKKSLQMQDAGTPSDAALTRFADRHGIRLFTGRAGSATWFDCNCMHGSGDNITPYARSNVFIVFNSVDNAAEEPFAAPVPRPEFIGARDFTPVR